One region of Mycolicibacterium insubricum genomic DNA includes:
- a CDS encoding arabinosyltransferase domain-containing protein, with amino-acid sequence MIALLAGFAGVLLCALAPLLPVKQTTATILWPQTPDVVGNITAPLVSGAPLSLDATIPCTAVATLPAAGGLVLSTNPPGGIDAGRNGLFIRATATDVSVAIRDTVAAVAPRAQVNSGACTAIHVWADLGGVGADFVGIPGATGTLPMDKKPQVTGIFTELKVPPQPGLSARVDVDTRFITHPTVLKLAVLVAGVLCVLLSIAALAFIDAATTRRIPRAWSRLWRVGPWHALADIGVIGTLVLWHLIGPISADDGYNTTIARISGEAGYTANYYRYFGATEAPFDWYQSLLAELTHVSTTGVWLRLPATLAGIATWLILSRFAFARLGARLAGNRIAVLTGAAVFLAAWLPFNNGLRPEPLIAFGTLAIWALVEYAIGTRRLAPAALAVIVAVFSMTTAPQGLVALAPLLVGARKLFAVAKSRRAEAGLWPQLAPLAGALSLIFVLIFRDQTLATVAESARIKYVIGPTIAWYQDFLRYYFLTVEESVDGSMTRRFAVLVMMLCLFGTLTVLLRRGGVPGGASGPIWRLIGSTAIGLLLLTFTPTKWAVQFGVFAGLAGALGAVTAFAFARVGLHSRRNLALYVTALLFVLAWATSGINGWFYTGNYGVPWFDKQPVLAGHPVTTMLLVAAIATGLLAGWLHFRIDYAGHTEVANTRRNRVLASTPLLVVSLLMVILEVGSMAKAYAQRDPVYTTAGANIAAVRSGDACGMADAVLVESDVNAGMLTPVPGQRFGKYGPLGGENPVGFTPNGVNDTLEPAEPVVGNPGTVNSAGPPDKPNVGVAYAAGTGGGYGPVGVNGSNVFLPFGLDPARTPVMGSYGENSAHATATSAWYQLPPRTPDRPLVTLAAAGSIWSFDEEGAFNYGQSLKLQWGHDDGNGHFTVLRPLVHPGNVSGPDLVEPIDVIPQKAWRNLRFPLAWAPPEANVARIVADDPNLSEDQWFAFTPPRVPILQTASEFLGASTPVLMDIATAANFPCQRPFAEHLGIAELPEYRILPNFKQIVVSSNQWQSAQAGGPFLFIQALLSTATVPTYLRDDWYRDWGSIERYIRVVPASAAPDAVIDTGVQRVFGWYRPGPIRALP; translated from the coding sequence CTGATCGCCCTGCTCGCCGGGTTCGCCGGTGTACTGCTGTGCGCGCTGGCCCCGCTGCTGCCGGTCAAGCAGACCACCGCCACCATTCTGTGGCCGCAGACGCCCGATGTCGTCGGCAACATCACCGCCCCCCTGGTCTCCGGCGCACCGTTGTCGCTGGACGCCACCATCCCGTGCACGGCCGTCGCGACCCTGCCCGCCGCCGGCGGCCTGGTGCTGTCCACCAACCCGCCGGGCGGCATCGACGCCGGCCGCAACGGCCTGTTCATCCGGGCCACCGCCACCGACGTGTCGGTCGCCATCCGGGACACCGTCGCCGCGGTCGCGCCGCGCGCCCAGGTCAACAGCGGCGCCTGCACCGCCATCCACGTGTGGGCCGACCTCGGCGGCGTCGGTGCGGACTTCGTCGGCATCCCGGGCGCCACCGGCACCCTGCCCATGGACAAGAAGCCGCAGGTCACCGGGATTTTCACCGAGCTGAAGGTGCCGCCGCAGCCCGGCCTGAGCGCCCGCGTCGACGTCGACACCCGGTTCATCACCCACCCCACCGTGCTCAAACTCGCGGTGCTGGTGGCCGGAGTGCTGTGCGTGCTGCTGTCCATCGCCGCGCTGGCGTTCATCGACGCCGCCACCACCCGGCGCATCCCGCGTGCCTGGAGCCGATTGTGGCGGGTCGGCCCGTGGCACGCTCTGGCCGATATCGGCGTGATCGGCACCCTCGTGCTGTGGCACCTGATCGGCCCGATCTCCGCCGACGACGGCTACAACACCACCATCGCCCGGATCTCCGGCGAGGCGGGCTACACCGCGAACTACTACCGCTACTTCGGTGCCACCGAAGCGCCGTTCGACTGGTACCAGTCACTGCTGGCGGAGCTCACCCACGTCAGCACCACCGGGGTGTGGCTGCGGCTGCCCGCCACCCTCGCCGGCATCGCCACCTGGCTGATCCTGAGCCGGTTCGCCTTCGCCCGCCTCGGCGCCCGGCTGGCCGGCAACCGGATCGCCGTACTGACCGGGGCCGCGGTGTTCCTGGCGGCCTGGCTGCCGTTCAACAACGGTCTGCGCCCCGAGCCGCTGATCGCCTTCGGCACGCTGGCGATCTGGGCCCTGGTCGAATACGCCATCGGCACCCGCCGGCTGGCGCCGGCCGCGCTAGCGGTCATCGTCGCGGTGTTCAGCATGACCACCGCACCCCAGGGCCTGGTGGCACTGGCGCCGCTGCTGGTCGGCGCCCGCAAACTGTTCGCCGTCGCGAAGTCCCGGCGCGCCGAGGCGGGACTGTGGCCGCAGCTAGCGCCGCTGGCCGGCGCCCTGTCGCTGATCTTCGTGCTGATCTTCCGGGACCAGACGCTGGCCACCGTCGCCGAATCGGCCCGCATCAAGTACGTCATCGGGCCCACCATCGCCTGGTACCAAGACTTCCTGCGCTACTACTTCCTGACCGTCGAGGAGAGCGTCGACGGGTCGATGACCCGACGCTTCGCGGTGCTGGTGATGATGCTGTGCCTGTTCGGCACGCTGACCGTGCTGCTGCGCCGCGGCGGAGTGCCCGGCGGCGCCAGCGGCCCGATCTGGCGGCTGATCGGCTCCACCGCCATCGGCCTGCTGCTGCTCACGTTCACCCCCACCAAGTGGGCCGTGCAGTTCGGTGTGTTCGCCGGCCTCGCCGGGGCGCTCGGCGCGGTGACCGCGTTCGCGTTCGCCCGCGTCGGCCTGCACTCGCGCCGCAACCTGGCGCTGTATGTCACCGCGCTGCTGTTCGTGCTGGCCTGGGCGACGTCGGGGATCAACGGCTGGTTCTACACCGGCAACTACGGCGTCCCCTGGTTCGACAAGCAGCCGGTGCTCGCCGGGCACCCGGTCACCACCATGCTCCTGGTCGCCGCCATCGCCACCGGCCTGCTGGCCGGCTGGCTGCACTTCCGCATCGACTACGCCGGGCACACCGAGGTGGCCAACACCCGTCGTAACCGGGTGCTGGCCTCGACGCCGCTGCTGGTGGTGTCGCTGCTGATGGTGATCCTGGAAGTCGGGTCGATGGCCAAGGCGTATGCCCAGCGCGACCCGGTGTACACCACCGCCGGCGCCAACATCGCCGCCGTGCGTTCCGGGGATGCCTGCGGCATGGCCGACGCGGTGCTGGTCGAATCCGACGTGAACGCCGGCATGCTCACACCGGTGCCGGGCCAGCGCTTCGGAAAGTACGGCCCGCTGGGCGGGGAGAACCCCGTCGGCTTCACTCCCAACGGGGTCAACGACACCCTGGAGCCGGCCGAACCCGTCGTCGGCAACCCGGGAACCGTCAACTCCGCCGGTCCACCGGACAAGCCCAACGTGGGTGTGGCCTACGCCGCCGGCACCGGCGGCGGGTACGGGCCCGTCGGCGTCAACGGCTCCAATGTGTTCCTGCCGTTCGGGCTGGATCCCGCCCGCACCCCGGTGATGGGCAGCTACGGCGAGAACTCCGCGCACGCGACGGCCACCTCGGCCTGGTACCAGCTGCCCCCGCGCACCCCGGACCGGCCGCTGGTCACCCTGGCCGCCGCCGGGTCCATCTGGTCCTTCGACGAAGAGGGCGCCTTCAACTACGGCCAGTCGCTGAAGCTGCAGTGGGGTCACGACGACGGCAACGGCCACTTCACCGTGCTGCGCCCGCTGGTGCACCCCGGCAACGTCTCCGGCCCCGACCTGGTCGAGCCGATCGACGTCATCCCGCAGAAGGCGTGGCGCAACCTGCGCTTCCCGCTGGCCTGGGCGCCGCCGGAGGCCAACGTCGCCCGGATCGTGGCCGACGACCCGAACCTGTCGGAGGACCAGTGGTTCGCCTTCACCCCACCGCGGGTGCCGATCCTGCAGACCGCGAGTGAGTTCCTCGGCGCCTCGACGCCGGTGCTGATGGACATCGCGACCGCCGCCAACTTCCCCTGCCAGCGGCCGTTCGCCGAGCACCTCGGGATCGCCGAACTCCCCGAATACCGGATCCTGCCGAACTTCAAGCAGATCGTGGTGTCGAGCAACCAGTGGCAGTCCGCGCAGGCCGGCGGGCCGTTCCTGTTCATCCAGGCGCTGCTGAGCACGGCCACCGTCCCGACCTACCTGCGCGATGACTGGTATCGCGACTGGGGGTCCATCGAGCGCTATATCCGCGTCGTGCCCGCGTCTGCGGCGCCCGATGCCGTCATCGACACCGGCGTCCAGCGCGTCTTCGGCTGGTACCGCCCCGGACCGATCAGGGCACTGCCATGA
- a CDS encoding DUF3556 domain-containing protein produces MGFVRPTLPEGDLEDLLRSPLTERLRIMTTKWVDSGLGVPRMIHVVYIVKLVVFYALGGVVIATATSHLPAFWHVSQWWDQPIVYQKLILWTLLLELLGLAGSWGPLAGKTKPMTGGYRFWARPHTIRLRPWRAVPFTGGDRRTWFDVAVYLALTAAVVLALVCPGVHSDSLSMALPDNTSGLVDPALLIAPMVLLVLIGLRDKTIFLAARGEQYLPALLFFTTLPFVDMIIAGKLLICTVWIWAGISKFGVHFTNVIAPMVSNSPSIPARWIKRAHYRDFPDDLRPSHLASFMAHGPGSVVEIVAPLTLLLSPWPWLTYAAGALMVCFHLFIISTFPLAVPLEWNVLFAYITVFLFAGFPSWQGYGISDMSSPWLTVALLIGLCFFPILGNLRPDLVSFLPAMRQYAGNWASAVWTFTPGAEEKLNRVTRSAPNTVDQYIAFGWDPVDAEVFTQQVTAWRALHSQGRGLYSVLLRDLPDIDSRTVREGEMACNTIIGFNFGDGHLHDEDLIRAIQTEAQFQPGELVVVWVESQPVHRMTQEYKVIDAALGVVERGTWNVADLVTEQPWLPNGPIPVNVTWRRANTEFLTPMATGGQAGQGA; encoded by the coding sequence ATGGGATTCGTCCGACCCACCCTTCCCGAGGGCGACCTCGAGGACCTTCTGCGCAGCCCACTGACCGAGCGGCTGCGCATCATGACCACCAAATGGGTGGATTCCGGCCTCGGCGTTCCGCGGATGATCCACGTCGTCTACATCGTGAAACTCGTCGTCTTCTACGCGCTGGGCGGCGTGGTGATCGCCACCGCCACTTCGCACCTGCCCGCGTTCTGGCATGTCTCCCAGTGGTGGGACCAGCCGATCGTGTACCAGAAGCTGATCCTGTGGACCCTGCTGCTGGAACTGCTCGGCCTCGCCGGCTCGTGGGGGCCGCTGGCGGGCAAGACCAAACCGATGACCGGTGGCTACCGATTCTGGGCCAGACCGCACACCATCCGGCTGCGTCCGTGGCGGGCCGTCCCGTTCACCGGCGGTGACCGGCGCACCTGGTTCGACGTCGCCGTCTACCTGGCGCTGACCGCTGCCGTCGTGCTGGCGCTGGTCTGCCCCGGCGTACACAGCGATTCGCTGTCGATGGCACTGCCGGACAACACCTCGGGGCTGGTCGATCCCGCCCTGCTGATCGCGCCGATGGTCCTGCTGGTGCTGATCGGGCTGCGGGACAAGACGATCTTCCTCGCGGCCCGCGGTGAGCAGTACCTGCCCGCATTGCTGTTCTTCACCACGCTGCCGTTCGTCGACATGATCATCGCCGGCAAGCTACTGATCTGCACTGTGTGGATCTGGGCCGGTATCTCCAAGTTCGGCGTGCACTTCACCAATGTCATCGCGCCGATGGTCAGCAACAGCCCGTCGATCCCCGCCAGGTGGATCAAACGGGCCCACTACCGGGACTTCCCCGACGACCTACGACCGTCGCACCTGGCGTCGTTCATGGCACACGGCCCGGGCAGCGTCGTGGAGATCGTCGCACCGCTGACCCTGCTGCTGTCCCCCTGGCCATGGCTCACGTATGCGGCCGGCGCCCTGATGGTCTGCTTCCACCTGTTCATCATCTCGACGTTCCCGCTGGCCGTGCCGTTGGAATGGAACGTGTTGTTCGCCTACATCACCGTCTTCCTGTTCGCCGGATTCCCGTCCTGGCAGGGCTACGGGATCTCCGACATGTCCTCCCCGTGGCTGACCGTCGCGCTGCTGATCGGCCTCTGCTTCTTCCCGATACTCGGGAATCTGCGCCCGGACCTGGTGTCCTTCCTGCCCGCCATGCGACAGTACGCGGGTAACTGGGCTTCGGCGGTGTGGACCTTCACGCCCGGCGCCGAGGAGAAGCTGAACAGGGTCACCCGGTCGGCGCCCAACACCGTCGACCAGTACATCGCGTTCGGCTGGGACCCGGTGGACGCCGAGGTGTTCACCCAGCAGGTGACGGCGTGGCGCGCCCTGCACAGCCAGGGGCGCGGTCTCTATTCGGTTCTGCTGCGCGACCTTCCGGACATCGACAGCCGCACCGTGCGAGAGGGCGAGATGGCCTGCAACACGATCATCGGGTTCAACTTCGGCGACGGACACCTGCACGACGAAGACCTGATCCGGGCCATCCAGACCGAGGCGCAGTTTCAACCGGGCGAACTCGTCGTCGTGTGGGTCGAATCGCAGCCGGTCCACCGGATGACCCAGGAGTACAAGGTGATCGATGCGGCGCTCGGCGTCGTCGAACGGGGCACCTGGAACGTCGCGGACCTGGTCACCGAGCAGCCCTGGCTGCCCAACGGACCGATCCCGGTGAACGTCACCTGGCGCCGGGCCAACACCGAGTTCCTCACGCCGATGGCCACCGGCGGGCAGGCGGGACAGGGTGCCTGA
- a CDS encoding arabinosyltransferase domain-containing protein encodes MTTTIPSPPAPAAAPEPVPALPRDVTVARWTALIAGLIGFVLSVSIPLLPVVQTTATLNWPQSGTYGNVTAPLISQAPVTLTASIPCSVIGELPPSGGLVLGTAPAKGKQATLNALMVTATATDVNITDRNVPVASVPRRTVLGSADKPGCSRIDITSSEAGTFAEFVGLTDPKNGGPLRTGYPDPNLRPAIVGVFTDLTGPAADGMSFSATIDTRFSTTPTTLKLVAIILAVLATSIAILALWRLDRLDGRGMRRLIPGRWRTFTLVDAVVITGFVIWYIAGANSSDDGYILGMARVADHAGYMSNYFRWFGSPEDPFGWYYNLLALMTHVSDASLWIRLPDLVCSLVCWLLLSREVLPRLGPAVHQSRPALWAAGMVLLAAWMPFNNGLRPEGQIATGALITYVLIERAIGSGRLTPAALAIVTAAFTLGIQPTGLIAVAALVAGGRPILRILARRRRVVGTWPLLAPLLAAGTVVLAVVFADQTLATVLEATRIRTAIGPSQEWYTENLRYYYLILQTVDGSISRRFGFFITALSLFTTMFLMLRRGRVPGVARGPVWRLIGIIFATIFFLMFTPTKWVHHFGLFAAVGAAMAAVATVLVSRVVLRSARNRMTFLAALLFVMALTWASTNGWWYVSTYGVPFNNDVPAVGGITISTMFFAAFAVTAIYAFYLHFAPPGAGDGRLPRALTAAPIPLAAGFMVLTFIASMLIGAVRQYPTYSNAWANLRELGGGCGMADDVLVEPDPNQGFLTPVGGPFGALGPLGGDKPVGFTPNGVPDKIVAESIRLNTPKPGTDYDWDQPVKLKTPGINGSTVPLPYDLDPARVPVAGSYRDGSQQPALLTSAWYQLPAPDDAHPLVVITAAGTITGDSVAKGRTEGQAVQLEYARTGPDGAPVPAGRLTPYDVGPTPSWRNLRYPRSAMPDDATFVRVVADDRSLSQGDWVAVTPPRLPEVRSVQEYIGKDQPVLMDWAVGLVFPCQRPMLHANGVTEIPKFRISPDYFAKLQSTDTWQDGMNGGLLGITDLLLRAHVMAAYLSRDWGQDWGSLHRFDTVVDATPAQIDLGTATHSGLWKDGKIRIKP; translated from the coding sequence ATGACCACGACCATCCCGTCCCCGCCCGCCCCGGCGGCCGCCCCCGAACCGGTGCCGGCGCTCCCGCGCGACGTCACCGTGGCCCGCTGGACGGCGCTGATCGCCGGGCTGATCGGGTTCGTGCTGTCGGTGTCGATCCCCTTGCTGCCGGTGGTGCAGACCACCGCGACGCTGAACTGGCCGCAGAGCGGCACCTACGGCAACGTCACCGCGCCGCTGATCTCCCAGGCGCCGGTGACGCTGACGGCGTCCATCCCGTGCTCGGTGATCGGTGAGCTGCCGCCGTCGGGCGGTCTGGTGCTGGGCACCGCGCCCGCCAAGGGCAAGCAGGCCACCCTCAACGCGCTGATGGTGACGGCGACGGCCACCGACGTGAACATCACCGACCGCAACGTCCCGGTGGCCAGCGTGCCGCGGCGGACGGTGCTCGGCAGCGCCGACAAGCCCGGCTGCTCCCGCATCGACATCACCTCGTCGGAGGCCGGGACATTCGCCGAGTTCGTCGGACTGACCGATCCCAAGAACGGCGGCCCGCTGCGCACCGGTTACCCGGACCCGAACCTGCGCCCAGCGATCGTCGGGGTGTTCACCGACCTGACCGGCCCGGCCGCCGACGGCATGAGCTTCTCGGCGACCATCGACACCCGGTTCTCCACCACCCCGACCACGCTGAAGCTGGTCGCGATCATTCTGGCGGTGCTGGCCACCAGCATCGCGATCCTCGCGCTGTGGCGCCTCGACCGGCTCGACGGCCGGGGCATGCGGCGGCTGATCCCGGGCCGCTGGCGCACCTTCACCCTGGTCGACGCCGTGGTGATCACCGGGTTCGTGATCTGGTACATCGCCGGGGCGAACTCCAGCGACGACGGCTACATCCTGGGCATGGCGCGGGTCGCCGACCACGCCGGCTACATGTCGAATTACTTCCGCTGGTTCGGCAGCCCGGAGGACCCGTTCGGCTGGTACTACAACCTGCTGGCGCTGATGACTCACGTCAGCGACGCCAGCCTGTGGATCCGGCTGCCGGATCTGGTGTGTTCACTGGTCTGCTGGCTGCTGCTGTCGCGTGAGGTGCTGCCCCGGCTCGGTCCCGCGGTGCATCAGTCGCGGCCCGCGCTGTGGGCGGCGGGGATGGTGCTGCTGGCGGCCTGGATGCCATTCAACAACGGCCTGCGCCCGGAAGGCCAGATCGCCACCGGCGCGCTGATCACCTACGTGCTGATCGAGCGGGCCATCGGCTCGGGCCGGCTGACCCCGGCCGCGCTGGCGATCGTCACCGCGGCGTTCACCCTGGGCATCCAGCCGACCGGGTTGATCGCCGTCGCCGCGCTGGTCGCCGGTGGCCGCCCCATCCTGCGGATCCTGGCCCGTCGGCGACGGGTGGTCGGCACCTGGCCGCTGCTGGCGCCGTTGCTGGCCGCGGGCACGGTGGTGCTGGCGGTGGTGTTCGCCGACCAGACGCTGGCCACCGTGCTGGAGGCCACCCGGATCCGCACCGCGATCGGACCGAGCCAGGAGTGGTACACCGAGAACCTGCGCTACTACTACCTGATCCTGCAGACCGTCGACGGGTCGATATCGCGGCGGTTCGGGTTCTTCATCACCGCGCTGTCGCTGTTCACCACGATGTTTTTGATGCTGCGCCGCGGTCGGGTGCCCGGGGTGGCGCGCGGGCCGGTGTGGCGGCTGATCGGCATCATCTTCGCCACCATCTTCTTCCTGATGTTCACCCCCACCAAATGGGTGCACCACTTCGGGCTGTTCGCCGCCGTCGGCGCGGCGATGGCCGCGGTGGCCACCGTGCTGGTGTCGCGGGTGGTGCTGCGCTCGGCGCGCAACCGGATGACGTTCCTGGCGGCGCTGCTGTTCGTTATGGCGCTGACCTGGGCGTCCACCAACGGCTGGTGGTACGTCTCCACCTACGGGGTGCCGTTCAACAACGACGTGCCGGCCGTCGGCGGCATCACCATCTCCACGATGTTCTTCGCCGCGTTCGCGGTCACGGCGATCTACGCGTTCTACCTGCACTTCGCGCCGCCGGGGGCCGGTGACGGGCGACTGCCCCGGGCGCTGACCGCCGCGCCGATCCCACTGGCGGCGGGCTTCATGGTGCTGACGTTCATCGCCTCGATGCTGATCGGGGCGGTCCGCCAGTACCCGACGTACTCGAATGCCTGGGCCAACCTGCGGGAGCTCGGCGGCGGCTGCGGCATGGCCGACGACGTCCTGGTCGAACCGGATCCCAACCAGGGTTTCCTGACGCCCGTCGGCGGCCCGTTCGGTGCGCTGGGGCCCCTCGGCGGGGACAAGCCGGTGGGCTTCACACCCAACGGGGTGCCGGACAAGATCGTCGCCGAGTCCATCCGGCTGAACACCCCGAAGCCGGGTACCGACTACGACTGGGATCAACCGGTCAAACTCAAGACCCCCGGTATCAACGGGTCGACGGTGCCGCTGCCCTATGACCTGGACCCGGCGCGGGTTCCGGTGGCCGGTTCCTACCGCGACGGCTCCCAGCAGCCGGCACTGCTGACCTCGGCCTGGTACCAGTTGCCGGCGCCCGACGATGCGCACCCGCTGGTGGTGATCACCGCCGCGGGCACCATTACCGGCGACAGCGTCGCCAAGGGCCGCACCGAGGGTCAGGCCGTGCAGCTGGAGTACGCGCGCACCGGCCCGGACGGCGCCCCGGTTCCGGCGGGCCGGCTGACCCCGTACGACGTCGGCCCCACCCCGTCGTGGCGCAACCTGCGCTACCCGCGTTCGGCCATGCCCGACGATGCGACGTTCGTCCGGGTGGTGGCCGATGACCGGTCGCTGAGCCAGGGCGACTGGGTAGCCGTCACCCCGCCGCGACTGCCCGAGGTCCGGTCGGTCCAGGAGTACATCGGCAAGGACCAGCCGGTGCTGATGGACTGGGCCGTCGGGCTGGTGTTCCCGTGTCAGCGGCCGATGCTGCACGCCAACGGCGTCACCGAGATCCCGAAGTTCCGGATCAGCCCGGACTACTTCGCCAAGTTGCAGTCGACCGACACCTGGCAGGACGGCATGAACGGCGGCTTGCTGGGCATCACCGACCTGCTGCTGCGGGCGCATGTGATGGCGGCCTACCTGTCGCGGGACTGGGGCCAGGACTGGGGTTCGCTGCACCGGTTCGACACCGTGGTAGACGCCACTCCCGCCCAGATCGACCTGGGCACCGCGACGCACAGTGGGTTGTGGAAGGACGGGAAGATCCGGATCAAGCCGTAG
- a CDS encoding phytoene desaturase family protein codes for MPDAVVVGAGPNGLSAAITLAAAGIGVTVLEAADRIGGGVRSGESIRPGLVFDHCAAIHVMPAGSRFIREQGLDRHGLQWRWTEIDCVHPLDDGSAGALHRSVQDTAAGLGADGRRWEALFGGPSRRFGTLSEDIMGPLLRVPHHPIGLARFGAPTVLPAAVLARGFRTPQARALFGGVAAHTFQPLTRPLTSAIGLGIITAGHANGWPVAAGGSQALTDALAARLTELGGRIETGVRVTAYDQLPTADIVMFDLAPTAIAAILGDRLPARVARAFRRFRYGPGAFKVDFAVDGEVPWSNEAARRAGTVHLGGDFAELAATERDIHRGRMPQRPFVLAFQQYLADPQRSVGDINPVSAYAHVPNGYAGDATEAIVAQIERFAPGFSDRIVGRAVRTTTEMSVYNANYVGGDINTGAKDVRQLVFGPRTTLSPYTIGVPGMYICSAATPPGPGAHGMCGANAAELALARLRRG; via the coding sequence GTGCCTGACGCCGTCGTGGTTGGCGCGGGCCCCAACGGGCTGTCCGCCGCGATCACCCTGGCCGCGGCCGGCATCGGGGTGACGGTGCTGGAGGCGGCCGACCGGATCGGCGGCGGGGTCCGCTCCGGCGAAAGCATCCGGCCGGGCCTGGTTTTCGACCATTGCGCGGCCATCCACGTCATGCCCGCCGGCTCCCGATTCATCAGGGAGCAGGGCCTGGACCGCCACGGCCTGCAGTGGCGGTGGACCGAGATCGACTGCGTACACCCGCTCGACGACGGCAGCGCCGGGGCACTGCACCGGTCGGTGCAGGACACCGCCGCCGGGCTCGGCGCCGACGGCCGCCGCTGGGAAGCACTGTTCGGCGGGCCGTCCAGACGGTTTGGCACCCTGTCGGAGGACATCATGGGTCCGCTGCTGCGGGTCCCGCACCACCCGATCGGCCTGGCCAGATTCGGTGCCCCGACGGTGCTGCCGGCCGCGGTCCTCGCCCGTGGCTTCCGCACGCCGCAGGCCCGGGCCCTGTTCGGCGGCGTCGCCGCCCATACCTTCCAGCCGCTGACCCGCCCCCTGACCTCGGCGATCGGGCTGGGCATCATCACCGCCGGCCACGCCAACGGGTGGCCGGTCGCTGCGGGTGGTTCGCAGGCCCTGACCGATGCGCTGGCAGCGCGGCTCACCGAACTCGGCGGCCGGATCGAGACGGGTGTGCGGGTGACCGCGTACGACCAGTTGCCCACCGCCGACATCGTCATGTTCGACCTGGCACCAACCGCGATCGCCGCCATCCTGGGCGACCGGTTGCCCGCGCGGGTGGCCCGGGCGTTTCGCCGGTTCCGCTACGGCCCGGGGGCCTTCAAGGTCGACTTCGCCGTGGACGGCGAAGTGCCGTGGAGCAACGAGGCGGCGCGCCGGGCCGGCACGGTGCATCTCGGCGGTGACTTCGCCGAGCTCGCCGCGACCGAACGCGACATCCACCGGGGCCGTATGCCGCAGCGGCCGTTCGTCTTGGCCTTCCAGCAGTACCTGGCGGATCCGCAGCGCAGCGTGGGTGACATCAACCCCGTCTCCGCCTACGCGCATGTGCCCAACGGCTACGCCGGGGATGCCACCGAGGCGATCGTCGCCCAGATCGAACGGTTCGCCCCCGGATTTTCCGACCGCATCGTCGGCCGGGCGGTCCGCACGACCACCGAGATGTCGGTCTACAACGCCAACTACGTCGGCGGTGACATCAACACCGGCGCCAAGGATGTCCGGCAACTGGTGTTCGGCCCGCGAACCACCTTGTCGCCGTACACCATCGGCGTCCCCGGGATGTACATCTGCTCGGCGGCCACGCCACCCGGTCCCGGCGCACACGGCATGTGCGGCGCCAACGCCGCCGAGCTGGCGCTCGCCCGGCTCCGCCGCGGCTGA